The Buchnera aphidicola (Muscaphis stroyani) DNA window AAAAAATAAGTAATGATTATAATACATTGGTAGATTAAAAAATGAATGTTCTTCATATTTACAACGTTTATAGTACTAGACAAATAATGTTTTTAGTTGTCATAGCTTGTATTCCAGGTATTTGTTCAAAGTGTTATTTTTTTGGATGTGGAACTTTAATACAGGTGCTGTCTTTTATAGCGCTTTCTTTTTTATCTGAAACAATTCTTGTTAAAGTGCGTGCTAAAAGTTTTAGCAAAAATGTAAAAGATAATTCAGGAATAGTAACTGCATTGCTTCTTGGTGTAAGCGTTCCGCCTTTGATTCCTTGGTGGATGATTGTAATCGGCGTTTTTTTTTCTATTGTTGTTGCTAAACATTTATATGGTGGACTCGGTCAAAATATATTTAATCCTGCTATGATTGGATATGCAGTATTATTGATTTCATTTCCATTGCATATGAGTAATTGGATTGAAAAAAATGATAATTTTTTGCGTTTTAAAGACATCCAAAACGCTGTAAATATTATTTTTACAAAAAATACAAATATTAATAATACAGTAAATGTTCAATTTTTTCCTGATTGCGTTACACAAGCAACTCCTTTAAATCATTTTAAAAATCAAACTCATTTAAATTATGATAATGTCATTCAAAATACTATTAATTCAAATCAACAAGAAATAATAAAAGTAAGTTGGATATGCATTAATATTAGTTTTTTAATTGGCGGATTATTCTTAATATATAAGAAGGTAATTTGTTGGCGAATCCCGTTTAGTATTTTATTAACTTTATGTTTATGTTCAAGTATTAATTATTTTTTTTTAAAAAATATATCATCATCTCCTTTAGTACATTTGTTTTCAGGAGGAACTATGATATGTGCTTTTTTCATTGCTACTGATCCTGTGACTACTGCTTGTACTAACATTGGAAGAATAATTTTTGGTATTCTAGTAGGCTTTTTAGTTTATTTTATTCGTAATTATAGCGATTATCCAGATTCAATTGCGTTTGCAGTTTTGTTTTCCAATATGATTACTCCATTAATTGATTACTACATTAGGTATTCTGGGTATGGCCACAAACGTATATAAGACTTATAAAAGTACATTTAAAAATGCAATTTTAATTAGTATAATTTCTACTTTTTTAGTGTCTAGTACAATATTTATACACAATTCAACAAAAAATAAAATTTTATA harbors:
- the rsxD gene encoding electron transport complex subunit RsxD encodes the protein MNVLHIYNVYSTRQIMFLVVIACIPGICSKCYFFGCGTLIQVLSFIALSFLSETILVKVRAKSFSKNVKDNSGIVTALLLGVSVPPLIPWWMIVIGVFFSIVVAKHLYGGLGQNIFNPAMIGYAVLLISFPLHMSNWIEKNDNFLRFKDIQNAVNIIFTKNTNINNTVNVQFFPDCVTQATPLNHFKNQTHLNYDNVIQNTINSNQQEIIKVSWICINISFLIGGLFLIYKKVICWRIPFSILLTLCLCSSINYFFLKNISSSPLVHLFSGGTMICAFFIATDPVTTACTNIGRIIFGILVGFLVYFIRNYSDYPDSIAFAVLFSNMITPLIDYYIRYSGYGHKRI